One genomic region from Jiangella sp. DSM 45060 encodes:
- a CDS encoding beta-ketoacyl-ACP reductase: protein MGRSVLVTGGNRGIGLAIARSFAQAGDDVTITYRSGEPPEGLAGVRCDVTDSDSVDAAFTEVEAAQGPVEVLVANAGITRDTLLLRMSESDFTDVVDTNLTGAFRVAKRAAKGMLRARKGRVVFISSVVGLLGSPGQVNYAASKAGLVGLARSMSRELGSRNITANVVAPGFVESDMTAELTEARRKEILDSVPLGRYASADEIARVVRWVASDDAAYVTGAVIPVDGGLGMGH, encoded by the coding sequence GTGGGTCGGTCCGTACTGGTGACCGGTGGCAATCGCGGCATAGGCCTCGCCATCGCGCGCTCGTTCGCGCAGGCCGGTGACGACGTCACCATCACCTACCGCAGCGGCGAGCCGCCCGAGGGACTGGCCGGGGTGCGCTGCGACGTCACCGACAGCGACTCGGTCGACGCCGCGTTCACCGAGGTCGAGGCCGCGCAGGGACCGGTGGAGGTGCTGGTGGCCAACGCCGGCATCACCCGCGACACCCTGCTGCTGCGCATGAGCGAGTCCGACTTCACCGACGTCGTCGACACCAACCTCACCGGAGCGTTCCGGGTGGCCAAGCGCGCCGCCAAGGGCATGCTCCGGGCCCGCAAGGGCCGCGTCGTGTTCATCTCCAGCGTCGTGGGCCTGCTCGGCTCGCCCGGCCAGGTCAACTACGCCGCCAGCAAGGCCGGCCTCGTCGGGCTGGCCCGGTCGATGTCGCGCGAGCTGGGCAGCCGCAACATCACCGCCAACGTCGTCGCGCCCGGGTTCGTCGAGTCCGACATGACGGCCGAGCTCACCGAGGCGCGCCGCAAGGAGATCCTCGACAGCGTCCCGCTCGGCCGCTACGCCAGCGCCGACGAGATCGCGCGGGTGGTGCGCTGGGTGGCCAGCGACGACGCGGCGTACGTGACCGGAGCCGTCATCCCGGTGGACGGCGGATTGGGGATGGGGCACTGA